The Gemmatimonadota bacterium region CAAATGGATCGAAACCTATGGCCGCTACAACACCGACCAGCAACGCGAAGAAGTCAAAGACCTCTTCCGCCAGGGACGGGAAGCGTATGCGAGTCTGATAAATTGAAAACCCCGAACAAGAAACCACAACACCATGACCGAAGATGAAAAATATCTCTTTGACCTCAATGGGTATCTCGTCGTTAAAAACGTCTTGACCGAAGGCGAACTGGCCCTGGCGAACGAAGCGGTTGACCGCCACCTCGAAAAGGGGCGTATTCGCCCGAGAGAACAGCGTCTTGACGGCGACTCACCAGCCCTTGAAGGCACGCATGGACGCGGCGAATTGGGCAGCCTCATCCACTGGGACGAACCCTGGTGCAATCCCTTTCGCGACATGCTGGCGCACCCCCTCATAGTGCCCTACCTCAACGAAATACTCGGCAAAGGCTTTCGCATCGATCACCAGATGTTCCTGCTCTGGATGGATAAAGGAGCCGAAGGCCATCGCTTCCACGGCTCCTCTGGACCTGGATTTGACCCCAACCAGTATTATATATTTAAAGATGGCAAAATGCACAACGGCCTCACCGTCGTCTCTATCCAGCTCACCGATGTCAACGCAGGCGATGGCGGCCTCTCCCTCATCCCGGGATCACACAAAAGCAATTATCCCTGTCCACAAGAAATGCGGCTGTATCAAAAACACCAGGAACACATCCGCCAGATCACCTGTAAGGCAGGCGACGCAATCATCTTCACCGAAGCCGTCACACACGGCACCCTGCCCTGGAAAGCGGACCATCCGCGGCGGTCAACGCTCACCCGCTACACCGCCGGCAACATGGCTTATGTACGTGCCTATGACATACCCGAATGGGCAAACGAACGGCAACGTGCGGTCATGGAACCACCCTATCACACGCGGCTAAATCGCCCAACACTCGAAGAATGATCAGACCTGGCATCAGCGAAAGAGCACATCCCGTATGAAACCAATCACGAGAAGAGCACTCATCCGTTCCGGCCTTGCCTGTTGCGCAATCGCTCCATGGTTGAAAACTCTGATAGCGGGCGCCAACACCGGCCAGCTTGAACCACAAACAAGGAGGCACACCATGACACGGACATCATCTGGCGTGACCGACACCGAGATCGTACTCGGCGTGTCCGCCGCGTTCTCCGGTCCATCCCGGGGTTTGGGCATCGAACTGTATCGCGGTGCCAGTGCGTATTTCACACACATCAATCAGCAAGGGGGTATCGCGGGACGCAAAATAGTTCTCAAAACGTACGACGACGGTTATCAACCTGATCCCTCCGTCAAAAACACCCTGAAATTGATGCTCGAAGACGAGGTATTTTTGCTCTTCGGTTACGTCGGAACGCCCACCGTAACCCGCGTGCTCCCCATGCTCAAAAAATTCCAGGACAGAAACATCTTCTTGTTCTTTCCATTCACCGGCGCGCAACCCCAGCGAGAACCGCCTTATGGCGACTTTGCCTTTAATCTGCGCGCCTCCTACCGCCAGGAAACCGCTGGTCTCGTGGATAATTTTGTCCGCATCAACCGAAAACGCATTGCCGTATTCTATCAAGCCGATGCTTATGGTCGCAGTGGATGGGCGGGCGTAAGAAGTGCCCTGAAGAGGCACGGAGAACAAATCGTGGGGGAAGCGACGTACCGCCGCGGGGAAAAATTCACCGGCAGCATGCGAAAACAGGTCGAAATACTAAAAGCATCAGACCCAGAAGCGGTGATCTGCATCGGAGCCTATGCGGCTTGTGCGGCCTTTGCGCGCGACGCCGTTAACCTCGGCCTGCGCGTTCCAATTGCCAACCTGTCCTTTGTCGGAAGTGAAAACCTCTTGAAACTCCTCACCGAGGGACAGGACAACAGCGACTCATACACGCAACTGCTCGTAAACTCTCAAGTCGTACCCAGTTACGAAGAAACATCCACGCCAGCCGTCCAGGAATATCGTGAAATGATGCAACAATACGCTCCCCACCCCCCCGAAGAACTGGTGAAAGAAGACTACACACCCTTCGCTCAGAGCTTTGTCAGCCTCGAGGGATTTCTCAACGCCAAATTAATGGTTGAAATTCTGCGCCGCCTCAGCGACAACCCGCAGCGAAACCAGCTCGAAGACGCGGTCTTCAGCATTCAGGATTTCGATCTGGGCATCGGCGAACAGGTCTCTTTTGGCCCAGACCGACGGCAGGGCCTACAGCGAGTCTATTACACAGTTGTCGAAAACGGCCGTTTTGTCACACTGGATAACTGGGAAGACAGGTTTGGCATAAAATGAAAATCAAAAAACTCTTTCAAAAAACGCGGTTCGGCATCTTCGCGCTATTTGGTATGATCAGCCTGTCAACATCCGCCTTGTGTATTTATACGGTCGATACACACTTGTCGGAAGAATACGAGAACAACAGCAAGAACATCGCGAAGACCATCGCCGACTCCAGTGTCGATATTCTCTTAAATCGGGACCTCGCAGCTCTGCAATCGCTCATCGATCAATTTGTCGAAATCCAGAGCATCAAATACATCTATATTACAGATGAATCAGGTGAATTTCTCGCCCACACATTCGTGCCTGGCATTCCCGAAGTCATTCGAGCAGACGACCCATTCAAGACAGAAGCCATAGAACGCAATCTACCCGGAATGGGCGATTTCGTGGAAGTTGGCAGTCCGATTCTGGCAGGCATTGCCGGCACGGTTCACGTGGGCATGGACACGGGGCTGATTGCGCTCAAAATACAACGGGCAATCGGAAGGCAGGTCTATCTCATCTGCATCATACTCGTGATAGGCTTCTTTGCTGCGATATGGCTCGTCAACCTCGCGGCGAATCCCCTCGGCGACCTCCTCGCTTATGCAGTGGGTCGCGCGCGCGGTGGAAATGGAGCTTCGGACGACAAACTGCTATCGCGCGACGACGAGGTCGGACACCTCGCCAACCTCTTCTTCTATGTTTCTGAGGGTAAAAAAAGCGATCAATCGGACACATAAAAATGGCAAAACGGGAAATACAGATTCCGCGTTCAGTCATCGCGCTCTTATGCACGCTCCTGCAACTCTGTTTCGGCACCGTGTACGCGTGGAGCTTCTTTCAAACGCTTCTGGTCAGACAACTCGGCTGGACGTTCACAGAAACCGCATGGGCTTTTAGCATCGCGATCTTTTCCCTCGGCACATCTGCGGCCTGGGCAGGTGCGACGCTACCGCGATTTGGACCTCGCAAACTCGCAGTCGCGGGCAGTGTCATGTTTTCCGGCGGATATATGATCGCGAGCCTCGCCCTTCATCTGGACTTTATCCCACTCTTTTACCTGGGATACGGCGTTATCGGCGGTGCGGGAATTGGACTTGGCTATGTAACGCCGGTTGCAACTGCGGCAAAGTGGTTTCCAGATCGCAAGGGTCTGGTGACAGGCATCGTCGTGATGGGATTTGGCGTGGGTGCATTTCTCTTGAGCAAAGTGCTGGCACCCTTTCTCGTACTGCGAACAGAATCGGATCTGCCCCTTGTCTTCTTGTGGCTCGGCATAGTATTTGCCTGTATCCTCTTGCCCTCCAGCTTTGTGTTGAGCGATCCCAAAGCCGCAGTTGTACCCGCTGTTGCTGACGATGAACCGATGGAATACGAAGACACTGTCGCGCCCTATCTGCGGTCTTCTGAATTTGCCCTCATGTGGATCGTATTTTTTTTCAACATCGCCGCGGGCATCTCCGTCATCAGCTTTCAGTCGGAACTCCTGCAAGAAGTTTGGGGATTTGCGGATCCATCCCTGGAGCCAGTAACACTCGCCGAATATGGCGCCACGCTCATCGCCGTCAGTTCCCTGTGCAACGGCGTGGGGCGGCTCTTCTGGGGATTGCTATCGGATCGCATAGGTCGCGTTGGCGTCTTCAGAATCTTACTCGCCAGCCAGATGATCGTCTTCGGTATCTTAATGACAGAGCGCAACCCCTGGATCTTTTCCGCGCTCGTCTGTTATGTCCTGTTGTGCTTTGGCGGCGGCTTTGCCACAATGCCATCTTTTGTTCTCGACGTTTTTGGCAGCAAAAAAATGTCCACAATCTACGGGGCAATACTAACCGCCTGGGCAGCAGCGGGAATCTTTGGACCGCTCTACGTAGGATACCTGAAAGACGAATACCCCGACCGCGCAGTCATATATTGCTTCTTGATCGGGATTTTTATGCTCGGCCTCGGCTACGTCTTCTCCTATTTGTTAAACGACGACCGCATTCGCCTTAGTAGGCCAACACTGGAAAGCACCCTGCGCCAGTATGGCATTTTATCCCAATAATGAGGAATACACATGTCTGAACTTCCACAACCAACCGAAGACCTCGCACAGGTCAAAACACAACTCGACACCTGTGGGTATGGCCTGCTCGCCAACGCGCTCAATGCAGAAGACCTCTCAAAAATAAAAACCCGTCTAAAAGAACAAGCCCTTGCCGAAAAACAACGCGGGCTTGCATTTGAAGACGGAGGTGCAAAACAAAACTGGGGGGATTTTAGAAATAAAAACGGGCAGGTACGCGCAGGGGCGTTTACACAATCGGCAGGAGGCGTCAACCAGCGCGTGTGGATGCTGATCAACAAAGGTCGGGTATTTCAAGACATGCTATTACACTCAGGGGTTCGCAACATCATAGATCACGCACTGGGCAATGATTATTTGCTATCGAGCCATTCGGCCAACATCGCCAAACCCGGCGGCGTTCCCATGCGCCTGCACACAGACCAGTGGTGGATGCCCATGCCAACGCGCGCAGACCGAACGCATTTGCCCGCAGGCTCTATCAGCCGCGAGCAAACAGACGAATCCGATACTGCATCCATCTGGCCCCGCGTCGTCGTCAACGTAGTATGGATGATCGGCGACTTCACAGCAGAAAACGGCGGCACCCGCATCGTTCCCAGCAGTCACCTGTGGGGACGCCGCCCAGACAATCCCGACGACAACGCCATCGAAACAGTCGCCCTCGAAGGTCCATCCGGCACAATTGGATTCCTCGACGGACGCATCTGGCACGGCACGGGAGCCAATATAAGCGATCAACTGCGCTGGGCCATACTCACCACATTTTGCGGACCCCAGTTCCGTCCACAGGAAAATTTTACCATAGGCACGGCACCCGAAGTCCTCGCCGAGGCATCGCCCGATCTCCTGTCTTTACTCGGATTCAAAGTGTGGAATGCCTACGGACGTGTCGAAAGCCCAGCCGTAGAATATATCCAACCCGGCGAACAATCCCTGGGCGAAATGCGTCCTGAACGTACAGTTGGGAGAAACTTTTAAGCATACAGATTTGTCAAAAGTAGGTAGGGGGTGAACGGTCCAAGGGGGCCGCCCGACACTGGTCGGTGGTGCGGGCAACTGCATAGGGTTCGATTCCCTCACCCTCTGCCAAAAAACAACAGTATAAATGCAGGGGGTGAACACCATTTGGCATGGGGCGGAGCATTCTGGCTTCGTGTGTGGGCAACCACTCAGGGTTCGATTCCCTCACCCTCTGCCAGCCTACCCGAACATCTCTTTTGCAAACGCCAAATTTTTCTTACCCGATGCCACAGGATCAGCACCCCCTGGCGTTTCAAAAATCAGCCAACCCTCGTAACCGATCTGTGCAATCGCATCTCGACACGCGGGAAAATCCACATCACCTTCGCCCAGATCAGAACGCCGCGTATCTTTAATATGAATCAATTGTGTGTGTTCAGGTAAAGTAACGAGCATATCGACCGAATCGTACCCGTATTGCAGCGCATTAGCCGTATCCTGATACACCCCCACCATCTCAGATCCCACACCATCGCAAATCGTTCTCAACAATCCCGGAGAAAAACTCGTCTCCAGAGCAACCTTAATACCCTCGTCTTCGGCGACAGGGGCGCATCGCTTCATATCCTCAATCAACAATTCTGCATGCGCGCTCGACATATCGAGATTCTCCCCATCGAAATACGGAAGCAAAATACCGACACCTCCCATCCCCTTACACGCGCGGATCGCCTTTTGCACAAGCTCCACCACGCGGTCGCGCACAGCCTCATCTTCCTCATTCCCCTTGTATTCTCGAAACAGGGCAAAACTTATTGAACACGCTTGCGCGCCCGTCTCCTCAACCCATCGCCCAACCTCCTCCCGGCCCGCCGCGCTCAAAAGCCAATCCAACCGCTCCTCCTCTCGCAGTACAATCTCCACCCCATCAAACCCAATATCCCCTGCTGTGGCAAAAGCGTCTTTCCCCCAATCCATATTCAGACTCGCATTGCGAATCCCGTACAAATACATAGCAAATCCTTTCGTTGAATGTTGTAAACAGTATAAGCTCTACGCCTCGTACGGCACCCCGGTGCGCCGCAATTCCTTAGGAACCGCAATCTGACACGTAACATAACCACCCATATAGCCCGTAGCATAGCCGGGCCGCGCATCGCCAATCGTGCCCACAATCATATTGGCGTATTCGTACGTCGTATCGTAACGGTCAATAATCAGAGCCACCATTTCCAACCATGCCAGCCTGAGAGCCTCGCCCCACTCGGTCGCCCGGGCACTGGTCAGATACTCCTCGGCAGCTTCTACCACCGTAGTCGTCTCCACCACCGGACTGCTATTGGGAAAACCGGGAGAGCGATCCACCTTTATAGTAACCGCCGCGTCGATCTCCACACCAGCACCTGTCAACTCGCCATCGCCCATCCGCGCATGGACATCGCCCAGAGAGAGCAAGCCCCCGGGCTTTTGGGCGCGAATATGCACAGTACTGCCCGGCTGAACCGCGTTAAAATCCATATTGCCGCCGTGATCAATCGAATGGGCAGCCCACGGTTCCAACTGAACCACGCCAACCATGGGACGCACCGGCACCACAAAATCCGGCGGAAAGTGGATCAACCCATCCCGCACAGGCGCCACGCAGCGCCAGTTGCCCCAGTTGGGACCGCCATTGCGATAAAAACCGTAGGGACCCACCTCAATAGCGATAATCTCAATAGCGACCCAGTCATCGGGCGCAATCCCTTCAATGCGAAAAGGACCACCACGACGGGCATAGCGGCGGTGGCTTTCTCCAGAAGTAATCATCCCCGCACGGACCTCACCAGCAGCCTCAAAATCATTATCAGCCCCGCCGATCGTCTCAATAACCACGGTCTCACCCAGGGCAAGCGTACCCCGCACCTCGCCAATAGCCGGATCATCCGGCCCGCTGTAATAGGGCGTTCGCGTAAAGCGACGCATAGAAAATCTCCTTATGTAATAGGTACTTTTACCGTGGATCCCCCGGCTGCCAGCGGTGTTTCTCAACACCGTCCATATCGAGTTCTACACCCCAGCCGGGACCCTCTGGCAACAATATGCACCCACCTTCGATTTTAAGCGGCTCAGTGATAATCTCATCGCGCCAATCAATACCGGTAACCAGTTCCATAGGCGCGGCATTGGGTATAGACGCCATCAGATGCGTTGCCGCGGCAATGCCCACCGGACCTTTGGTATTGTGCGGCGAAATGGGAACGTGGTACGTATCGGCAATCGCGGCAATCTTCCGCACCTCCGTAATCCCCCCGGCATACATCAGATCCGGCTGGGCAATATCGACGCCATCCAGATCTAACAACTGGCGGAACTGGCTCCTCGTATTGAGCCGCTCCGACCCCATCACCGGAATATTAATAGCGCGTCGCACCTTGGGATAAGCACTTAAATCGTCTGGCGGCACCGGATCCTCAAACGCGTACAGATCAAAAGGCTCCAGTATTCGTGCCAGACGAATACAACCGGACACAGTCAAACGCCCGTGACAATCGATAAACAGCTTGACATCGGGACCCACCGCCTGGCGCACCGCCTCAAAACGGGCGGCTGTTTTTTTGGGATCGCCCGTCTCGACATACGGATCAAATTGATCATCACTATCGCTACCCATACCACCTTTAAGTGCCCGAAAACCGAGTTCCACCAGCCGTTGCGCGTGCGCCGCAGCCGCCTCTGGCGTACTCCCGCCAAAATGGGTGTACACCTCGACCCGATCGCGGAACACACCGCCCAATAACTCCACAACCGGCATACCCGCCACCTTGCCCTTTATATCCCACAAAGCCTGATCAATACCCGACAGCGCACTCATCCACACTGGCCCGCTCATGCGCCAGATACCACTGAGAGAAGATTGCCGAAACAAATAGTACCACAGATACTCAATCCGCGCGGGATCGCACCCGATGAGTTCTTGCTTCATATGCTCGACCGCCGCACAGACCACGGGTTCCTTATTGGAATACGTGGCCTCACCCAAACCCATAAGCCCCTCATCGGTATGGACCCGAACAATCGTCCACTTGCGGCCGGGAGAATTAATCATAATAGTATCTATATCGACGATCTTCATACCGCGAACCAAACCTAAAAAATCATTCCAATTGACCTTTATGTCCCGCCTCAATCGCTTCGCACAACCTCATCGTCTTGATCGCATCCTCAAGCGTGCTCCACGGCTGCGTATCGTTTTGTATGCACGCCACGAAATGCCGGGTCTCGTTGAAGTCGGGACCGCCAACCGATTCCAGATCTAACTCGCCCTCAAACGGGCCTCCGTCAGCATAGATCTCACACCTGGGGCCACTCGTGAGATCCACGTACGCGCTAAAATCTTCCGCATGCGCTTCAAACCGCTGAATGCGGTATCCAACGGCGTAGTGGCTCATCATCACGCCCCGGCAGCCGCTTTCGAACTTGATCACGGCATTGTGGCGCATCTCGGCAGGGTGGGAAGGCGCAGACCACGCCTCTGAGTAAACCTCGATGGCATCACCTGCCAGCCACCGCAACAGATCCACATGGTGGATCGCGTCCAATCGGATAAGATGTCCGACATCCCGGACCTTGTCTCCAATATGCGGCTTGTTGTACGTCGCCGCCACGTGAACGGGACCGCCTCGATCGTGCAGCATGGCCCGAATCGCCAGCACTTCTGGAATGTATCGCCTGTTCACTGAAACAATCGCTCTGGCACTGGATCGCTGTTCGGCCTCCATCATCCGTCGGGTCTGATCCGAACTGATGCCCGGGGGCTTCTCTACCGAGGTATGCAGCCCGGCCTCCAGACAGTCAATCACAATGTCGGGCAGTGGCCCTGGAAAGGTCACAACATAGACCACGTCCAATTGCACCTTCTCGATCATCTCCCGGTAATCCGTAAAAAGGGACGTCACACCGTGCGTTTCTCGCGTGTGCGCCAGCCTTTCTGGATCCAGGTCTGCAACCGCAACCAACGCCATTTCCGGCACGTCCTGGATCATCCTGAAGTGGCTCTGTGCGTGCCCCCCCGCACCGATAATCCCCACTCTTAGCTCTGACATCGTCGTACCCCCTCTTTCAAATACAGTGAGACCCAAACTCGCGGTACTCGCGCACGGGCAACTCGTGATACTCGCGCACCAGTTTTTCCAGACGTTCACAGGCCAGTTCAAAAATGCGCGCACCCTTTTCCGCACTCGCAGCAAACGCATCGCCCATAATACCCGTATCCTTTTTCGTATCGCGTCGCCGCTCGGCAAATTCCGCAAACGACAGATCATCGCTAAACGGCCTCGTCCCCGTCACATCGCTATCAATACGGCTCTTATCAACCAGATGTTCGCGCAAATGAAGCTGCACAGCTGTCTCCCACTCCCCGGCATGCCCCACGCCCTCATTTGTCGCGCTCCATTCCCTCAATTCCTTATCCACCATATCCCACCAGCTAAATGACAGCGTAAAAATATTCTCCTCTGCCACCTGCCACGAAACAGCGCGACAGGGCGCAGCATTGCCCCCGTGTCCATTGACAGAAATAATCCGCTTGAACCCATTCGCATAAATACTGCGAAAAATATCCGCCAGCAAATTCTGAAACGTCTCCAAACGCAAATTAATCGTACCGGGAAATCCCATATTATAATGCGTAAACCCCGACCACACCGGCGGCGCGACAATCACGGGAAAATCATCCACGCGCTGGGCAACAGCCACGGCCATATAGAACGGCGCCGAAATATCCACATCCATCGGGCAATGCGGCCCGTGCTGCTCCACGGATCCCACCGGCACAATCACCACGGGATCGCGCTCCAAAGCGTCCTCAAACTCATGCCGCCACATCTCCTGCCACATCACCTTCTTATTACTACCATCATAAGAAGCTCTATACATGACTAATCCTCCCAGAAATTCACCCCATCGCAAACCGCAAACAGAAGTCTTGCGATAGTTTTTCAGGCGTAAAAATCACGCGCGTGACCACCTCATCAGTGCGCCCCTCTTTTGATTCCTCTTCAAACCGCTTGACCGAAAATGCGCCCGGTGTATCCACTGCAGAAAGTATAATACCCTCGCCTTTGGGACCAATCTGAACCGAATCCCCGGTAACTTGCACATCCTCAAAAGTAATAAACCCCTCCTCCAGCGTCTGCGGCACACTGTCAAACACATAGCGATCTTCCATCGTCAGAACATTCTCATCCAGCACAAAGGTGCGCGTCAGACCCTTCACCGTACCCTCGGGATACGCCTGCGTCATATCTATCACCGCGCGTTTTTCGTCCTCGCCATTCAAATTCTCCACCTCCAGCGTACCGAAATACTCGCCGCCGGGCTGCTGCAACTGCCCATTAATCACGGGCACAGAATGGCCCAGCGCATTGCAAAACAGAATATCGTAGCGATCGGGACCAAAAGTCTTCTGGCTATAAACAGGACCCGCGGGATCCGTCAACCAGAGCGCATCCCCGCGATGCACAATAAAACTGCCGATATCGTTGTGATTGTGAGGTACCCCATTATTCCCCGCCAAACACATCAGCGTCAACTGATCTTTCCCGGGCGTCCCCCGCAACTTCGCCTGTCCCAAATCGGGCAAAACATAATCCCGCTCATCCGCCTCTGCCTTCACCTCAAACCCGGAATACATCGCCAGACTGTGCATATCCCGCACCTTCAAAGTATTATCCGAATGCTTATCGCACAGGGCGTACAATTCGGGCATATTAAAAAACGCATTGACAATCATAGCAGACCGCGCTCCCGTATATCCGTGGCTCGAATCCGCAAACGTCGAACGCAACGCACCCTGAATATGCGCCGCAAGCGGGTACTCGCATATCCGCTGGATTTTGCCAGTCTCATCCACCATCAAATTCAATTCCCCATTGGTCTTCAAAAACAGAGCATAGGCAACGTACAAAAAATGCCCAAAACCGTATTCCCAATATCCCGGCCCCTCTTCGCACCCGCCATCATCCGTAAAGCCATCTATCGCATACGTCAAATTCACAATCGCCGCGTGGGTCATATGAGCCAGCACCACGGGATCCTCAATCTGATACAGCGCGGCGCGGATAATCTCGCCATTGCAAACGTGATTCCAATTCATCCGCACAGTCTTCCAGAAATCCAGATGCCTATAATTCCAGAACGGCTCAAAAATATGCTCCTCAATCTTCCGCGAAACGCGCTCTACCACTTCTTCTTCCAGTTGATCACCCAGAACGTGCAAAATTTCTTCAAACGCAGCACCTAACGCAGCCGATCCCAGATCAATAGCCCGACCTTCGTGTGCAGCCATCACCCACGTGTGATCGTCGCAATACGCCCAGAGCAAATCCTGCAAATAATCCACATCGGCATTGGGATGTCCCAGCCACAAAGCCATCGCTGCCCGCTCCAACTCGCGCCTGCGATTGCCCGCCACAGCCTGTGGCAAATTGCGATCTCCAACCCGCTGATAATTGCGAAAAGCCGACCGCTTCAACACGGGAATCTCCCGGCTCCCATCCAGATTCTCGCTCAAATCATCCCACACCCCATTCTTCTTCGCCAACCCCCTCGCCCGCTCCACCGCCTCTGCATCTTTGAGATACGGCGCAGGTGACCGATCTGCATTTCGCTCGTAAATCTCCGCCAGATCGGACATCGCAACATCCCTCAGCAACATCTTCACCATATTTCACCTCTCAAAAATAACACAGCCTACCCAAACCGATCCACTATCAGTGCAGACAGATCAATAGAAGGCACTTCATCGGAAACCAGTTCTGCCACCAGCTTTCCGGTAACAGGACCCAGAGAAATGCCGATCATCGCATGACCGGCAGCCACGATCACATTCTCAAACCCGGGAGCGCGGCCGAGAAATGGCACACCATCGGGCGTGCAGGGCCGCAAACCGCACCAAATTTCTATCATCTCGAGATAATCGGGATTCAAATCGGGAAAATAGTCGGGCACAGCTCTGAGAATAGCCTGCACGCGCCGCTGATTGATCGAAAAATCGAGACCTGCCAATTCGAGCGTACCCGCAAACCGCAGCATATCACCCATAGGCGTAATACCGACCTTTGCTTCCCCCAGAGAAAATGGCGTCGTCGGACAAACATCAGGCCGCTTAAAAGTAATACTATACCCCTTGGCAGGTTGAATCGGCAAATCGATATGAAGATCCTTGGCAATCACAGGCGACCACGACCCACCCGCCAAAATAACGTGCTCAGCCCGGAAATCCCCCCGATTCGTCTTCACAGCAACCACGCGACCGCGCGAAGTCTTAAACCCCAGAACCTCTGTCTCCCTATGGATCCGAACACCCTTTCCACCCACGTAATGCGCCAACCCACGCACAAAGCGGTGCGGCACGAGATGGGCATCCTCGGGAAAAAATATCCCACCAATCGCCCGTATCCGAATGCCGGAATTTAATCCCACCATCTCATCGGCATCGAGAACCCGCGTCTCAACCCCCACCTCCGACAAAAAACGCGCGTCCTTAACCGCCTTTGCCAAACCCCTCTCAGTTCTATATGCCGTGATCGTCCCCCTCTTCTCAAACCCAAAATCCATGCCCTCGAGCGCTACCATCTCTTCAAACAACGCCACACTCGCCATATTCATCGCCCGAATAACAGGCGTTGCCCTCGCAACATGCTTCTCATTACATGCACGGCGAAAATGCCACAACCAGGAAAACAAATCCCGGTCCAAACGCGGCTTAATATAAAACGGAC contains the following coding sequences:
- a CDS encoding phytanoyl-CoA dioxygenase family protein — encoded protein: MTEDEKYLFDLNGYLVVKNVLTEGELALANEAVDRHLEKGRIRPREQRLDGDSPALEGTHGRGELGSLIHWDEPWCNPFRDMLAHPLIVPYLNEILGKGFRIDHQMFLLWMDKGAEGHRFHGSSGPGFDPNQYYIFKDGKMHNGLTVVSIQLTDVNAGDGGLSLIPGSHKSNYPCPQEMRLYQKHQEHIRQITCKAGDAIIFTEAVTHGTLPWKADHPRRSTLTRYTAGNMAYVRAYDIPEWANERQRAVMEPPYHTRLNRPTLEE
- a CDS encoding ABC transporter substrate-binding protein, yielding MTRTSSGVTDTEIVLGVSAAFSGPSRGLGIELYRGASAYFTHINQQGGIAGRKIVLKTYDDGYQPDPSVKNTLKLMLEDEVFLLFGYVGTPTVTRVLPMLKKFQDRNIFLFFPFTGAQPQREPPYGDFAFNLRASYRQETAGLVDNFVRINRKRIAVFYQADAYGRSGWAGVRSALKRHGEQIVGEATYRRGEKFTGSMRKQVEILKASDPEAVICIGAYAACAAFARDAVNLGLRVPIANLSFVGSENLLKLLTEGQDNSDSYTQLLVNSQVVPSYEETSTPAVQEYREMMQQYAPHPPEELVKEDYTPFAQSFVSLEGFLNAKLMVEILRRLSDNPQRNQLEDAVFSIQDFDLGIGEQVSFGPDRRQGLQRVYYTVVENGRFVTLDNWEDRFGIK
- a CDS encoding OFA family MFS transporter; its protein translation is MAKREIQIPRSVIALLCTLLQLCFGTVYAWSFFQTLLVRQLGWTFTETAWAFSIAIFSLGTSAAWAGATLPRFGPRKLAVAGSVMFSGGYMIASLALHLDFIPLFYLGYGVIGGAGIGLGYVTPVATAAKWFPDRKGLVTGIVVMGFGVGAFLLSKVLAPFLVLRTESDLPLVFLWLGIVFACILLPSSFVLSDPKAAVVPAVADDEPMEYEDTVAPYLRSSEFALMWIVFFFNIAAGISVISFQSELLQEVWGFADPSLEPVTLAEYGATLIAVSSLCNGVGRLFWGLLSDRIGRVGVFRILLASQMIVFGILMTERNPWIFSALVCYVLLCFGGGFATMPSFVLDVFGSKKMSTIYGAILTAWAAAGIFGPLYVGYLKDEYPDRAVIYCFLIGIFMLGLGYVFSYLLNDDRIRLSRPTLESTLRQYGILSQ
- a CDS encoding phytanoyl-CoA dioxygenase family protein; this encodes MSELPQPTEDLAQVKTQLDTCGYGLLANALNAEDLSKIKTRLKEQALAEKQRGLAFEDGGAKQNWGDFRNKNGQVRAGAFTQSAGGVNQRVWMLINKGRVFQDMLLHSGVRNIIDHALGNDYLLSSHSANIAKPGGVPMRLHTDQWWMPMPTRADRTHLPAGSISREQTDESDTASIWPRVVVNVVWMIGDFTAENGGTRIVPSSHLWGRRPDNPDDNAIETVALEGPSGTIGFLDGRIWHGTGANISDQLRWAILTTFCGPQFRPQENFTIGTAPEVLAEASPDLLSLLGFKVWNAYGRVESPAVEYIQPGEQSLGEMRPERTVGRNF
- a CDS encoding sugar phosphate isomerase/epimerase; this translates as MYLYGIRNASLNMDWGKDAFATAGDIGFDGVEIVLREEERLDWLLSAAGREEVGRWVEETGAQACSISFALFREYKGNEEDEAVRDRVVELVQKAIRACKGMGGVGILLPYFDGENLDMSSAHAELLIEDMKRCAPVAEDEGIKVALETSFSPGLLRTICDGVGSEMVGVYQDTANALQYGYDSVDMLVTLPEHTQLIHIKDTRRSDLGEGDVDFPACRDAIAQIGYEGWLIFETPGGADPVASGKKNLAFAKEMFG
- a CDS encoding acetamidase/formamidase family protein, translated to MRRFTRTPYYSGPDDPAIGEVRGTLALGETVVIETIGGADNDFEAAGEVRAGMITSGESHRRYARRGGPFRIEGIAPDDWVAIEIIAIEVGPYGFYRNGGPNWGNWRCVAPVRDGLIHFPPDFVVPVRPMVGVVQLEPWAAHSIDHGGNMDFNAVQPGSTVHIRAQKPGGLLSLGDVHARMGDGELTGAGVEIDAAVTIKVDRSPGFPNSSPVVETTTVVEAAEEYLTSARATEWGEALRLAWLEMVALIIDRYDTTYEYANMIVGTIGDARPGYATGYMGGYVTCQIAVPKELRRTGVPYEA
- a CDS encoding mandelate racemase/muconate lactonizing enzyme family protein, whose amino-acid sequence is MINSPGRKWTIVRVHTDEGLMGLGEATYSNKEPVVCAAVEHMKQELIGCDPARIEYLWYYLFRQSSLSGIWRMSGPVWMSALSGIDQALWDIKGKVAGMPVVELLGGVFRDRVEVYTHFGGSTPEAAAAHAQRLVELGFRALKGGMGSDSDDQFDPYVETGDPKKTAARFEAVRQAVGPDVKLFIDCHGRLTVSGCIRLARILEPFDLYAFEDPVPPDDLSAYPKVRRAINIPVMGSERLNTRSQFRQLLDLDGVDIAQPDLMYAGGITEVRKIAAIADTYHVPISPHNTKGPVGIAAATHLMASIPNAAPMELVTGIDWRDEIITEPLKIEGGCILLPEGPGWGVELDMDGVEKHRWQPGDPR